One Mercenaria mercenaria strain notata chromosome 12, MADL_Memer_1, whole genome shotgun sequence DNA segment encodes these proteins:
- the LOC123534525 gene encoding uncharacterized protein LOC123534525, producing the protein MNVIMKVCELQRSRKRQESDRLISGIPCCESLHNKWFFNVIVFLTIVVFDAADLISDWLLYKDIAGIEKGLVYGPPGESLCCALLAFCIIGTITITFETLNLWSEIFRDNPFINVDIPSLITVWIEDVPQITINVYLVACREEAISYFQLVKASMILICTIIKFVIYLTLFCRKRSQKHNTSTSLVVCRVIMMIGLLITFAGAVVVFCFAQHERDRDGKLHFKTPQSIFEGKYDDAKYFNNVSIYFSHKLFDWNERATSPAEKRNLLRLFTIDDIRQENVDRTIKIQYDHVTGPSKVVIIESDESESMRVNECFQMDRTGINIITGSNCTAYITSSINEFVFKFRYIKPYSPKLIFGDIRYNIKVKYSSVAQCKFPDFILSNNISDQSNGKEAALHYYRTMSSHDETNHVIHTSATDGTFYHSGSMEDISDVWKTGFAHCKSTGSLAPHHDVSIDVPCT; encoded by the coding sequence ATGAATGTTATAATGAAAGTTTGTGAACTTCAAAGGAGTAGAAAGAGACAAGAGTCCGACAGACTTATATCTGGTATACCTTGCTGTGAAAGTTTACATAACAAATGGTTTTTCAACGTCATTGTTTTCTTGACAATAGTTGTTTTTGATGCAGCGGACCTTATCAGCGACTGGTTGCTATATAAGGATATTGCTGGTATTGAGAAAGGCTTGGTTTACGGCCCGCCTGGAGAATCCCTCTGCTGCGCACTTCTTGCCTTTTGCATCATAGGTACCATAACCATAACGTTCGAAACGTTAAATTTATGGTCGGAAATATTTCGTGATAACCCCTTTATCAATGTTGACATACCATCACTTATTACAGTATGGATAGAAGATGTGCCACAGATAACAATCAACGTCTATCTTGTTGCCTGCCGTGAAGAAGCCATCAGTTACTTTCAACTTGTTAAAGCTTCTATGATACTAATTTGTACTATCATTAAATTTGTTATCTATTTGACTCTGTTCTGCCGCAAAAGGTCCCAGAAACATAACACATCGACAAGTCTAGTAGTTTGTAGAGTTATCATGATGATAGGATTGTTAATAACATTTGCCGGTGCTGTTGTAGTCTTCTGCTTTGCGCAACATGAGCGGGATCGTGACggaaaattgcattttaaaacccCGCAGAGTATCTTTGAGGGCAAGTATGATGATGCGAAATATTTCAACAATGTCAGTATATACTTCAGCCATAAACTATTTGATTGGAATGAGAGGGCTACCAGCCCCGCTGAAAAACGAAATCTTCTAAGACTTTTTACAATTGATGATATAAGACAAGAAAACGTTGATAGGACTATTAAGATACAGTATGATCATGTCACTGGGCCATCAAAAGTAGTTATAATAGAAAGTGATGAGAGTGAAAGTATGCGAGTCAATGAGTGCTTTCAGATGGATCGAACTGGAATCAATATTATTACTGGATCTAATTGTACAGCTTATATTACGTCATCAATTAATGAATTTGTGTTTAAATTTCGCTACATTAAACCGTATTCTCCAAAACTTATTTTTGGCGATATAAGGTACAACATTAAAGTCAAATACAGTTCGGTTGCACAGTGTAAATTTCCAGACTTTATTCTAAGTAACAATATTAGCGATCAGTCAAATGGCAAAGAAGCAGCTCTTCACTACTACAGAACCATGAGCAGTCATGATGAGACAAACCACGTGATACATACGTCAGCGACTGATGGAACATTCTACCATTCCGGCAGCATGGAGGACATCAGTGATGTGTGGAAAACTGGTTTTGCACACTGTAAGAGCACGGGAAGTCTTGCACCACATCATGATGTCTCTATTGATGTACCGTGTACCTAA